From Electrophorus electricus isolate fEleEle1 chromosome 8, fEleEle1.pri, whole genome shotgun sequence, the proteins below share one genomic window:
- the LOC113576295 gene encoding C3a anaphylatoxin chemotactic receptor-like, which yields MVDIDVIMENITIILYTITIILGIPGNSVVIWMAGFRVKANVTNVWLVNLAVADLIFCMTRVTSLIKNIFYDYWPFGVFLCKFNGFFKYANMFCSVFFLAVISLDRAICVWWPVFTRQHRTLCIARLVSLGVWIAAVIFSAPYYVYRQVYTGKNNLSKCSLEMKEATEGDNTAKVALYSIRFLCGFLLPFLVILSCYALTAVGIQRMQSARKSRPLRILVSLVCAFFLCWGPYHCLLLAKMVDRKSQVVKVGLPIAKCLAYFNSCVNPFLYFCMGLDMRQRFRQSISGIYHRAFAEDWEGQTSQCQGRFMDESSTSLSKIKATQQNKCEGSATV from the exons ATGGTGGACATCGACGTTATCATGGAGAACATCACCATCATCCTCTACACCATTACAATTATCTTGGGCATCCCTGGGAACTCTGTCGTCATCTGGATGGCGGGGTTCCGTGTGAAGGCTAATGTCACAAATGTGTGGCTGGTCAACTTGGCTGTGGCAGACTTGATTTTCTGCATGACACGTGTCACCTCTTTGATTAAGAATATCTTTTATGATTACTGGCCCTTTGGTGTCTTCCTCTGCAAGTTCAATGGATTCTTCAAGTATGCCAACATGTTCTGTAGTGTTTTCTTCCTAGCTGTCATCAGCCTGGACCGGGCAATTTGTGTGTGGTGGCCAGTGTTCACCAGACAGCACCGAACTCTGTGTATCGCTCGACTTGTCAGTTTGGGGGTTTGGATTGCGGCTGTGATCTTCAGTGCACCATATTATGTATACCGGCAGGTCTACACTGGCAAGAACAACTTGAGTAAATGCTCCTTGGAG ATGAAGGAAGCAACTGAAGGTGACAACACAGCTAAAGTGGCCTTGTACAGCATTCGTTTCTTATGTGGTTTTCTCTTACCCTTCTTGGTTATCCTTTCATGCTATGCACTAACTGCTGTAGGGATACAACGAATGCAGAGCGCTCGCAAATCACGACCCCTTCGAATTCTTGTTTCACTGGTTTGTGCCTTCTTCCTCTGTTGGGGGCCTTACCACTGTCTCCTTCTGGCCAAAATGGTGGACAGGAAGAGCCAGGTAGTAAAAGTGGGCTTGCCCATAGCTAAATGTTTAGCCTACTTCAACAGCTGTGTTAACCCATTCCTGTACTTCTGCATGGGCCTAGATATGAGGCAACGCTTTAGACAAAGTATTTCTGGGATTTATCACCGAGCTTTTGCTGAGGACTGGGAAGGGCAGACATCACAGTGTCAGGGACGCTTTATGGATGAAAGTTCCACTTCTCTTTCAAAGATAAAAgccacacagcagaacaaatGTGAGGGAAGTGCTACTGTTTGA
- the si:ch211-171h4.3 gene encoding serine/threonine-protein kinase SBK1: MTAAIRLLNELCHLTAQSLTSLDPSDHYRVIKLLGEGSYGKVILAVHKKRGTLMALKFFPRDSTSLLSFLREYNLSLAFCTHPSLTSALGIVFSTPNHYVFAQQPGLYGDLYDVIIPEMGLAETCVQRVASQISGALSHLHSLGFVHRDVKPENIFLCDRDCRWVKLGDFGMVKAVGTRVPCVWYSSPYCTPEAEIARKKEETESGSSSADNNGNKRQKKAQKEQSKCVLVSVEASTDSWALGILIYAMLMGRLPWAESILDNVAYKEYLGWREQERTLTEMKGLYGIKDGCQVAQQFRAFTPLACSLFQAFLHPEPKFRATPEKVPGFLGEAWLLSADISG, from the exons ATGACT GCTGCCATCAGACTTTTAAATGAACTGTGTCACCTAACCGCTCAGTCGTTGACTTCACTTGATCCGTCGGACCACTATCGGGTCATCAAACTTCTGGGTGAAGGCTCATATGGCAAGGTCATACTGGCAGTGCACAAAAAGAGAG GCACTCTGATGGCCTTAAAATTCTTCCCTCGTGACTCCACCTCTCTGCTGTCCTTTCTGAGGGAGTACAATCTGTCCCTGGCCTTCTGTACCCACCCATCTCTCACGTCTGCTCTGGGCATCGTCTTTTCCACCCCAAATCACTATGTCTTCGCCCAACAGCCTGGCCTTTATGGAGACCTGTATGATGTCATTATTCCTGAG ATGGGTTTGGCAGAGACTTGCGTTCAGAGGGTGGCCTCTCAGATCAGCGGGGCTCTTTCTCATCTCCACTCTCTTGGTTTTGTTCACCGGGACGTCAAGCCAGAGAACATCTTCCTGTGTGACCGAGACTGCCGCTGGGTCAAGCTTGGCGACTTTGGCATGGTGAAGGCAGTGGGTACAAGGGTGCCATGTGTTTGGTATAGCTCCCCATACTGTACACCTGAGGCCGAGATAGCAAGGAAGAAGGAGGAGACTGAATCAGGGTCCTCCTCTGCAGACAACAATGGGAACAAGAGACAAAAGAAGGCCCAGAAGGAAcaaagtaagtgtgtgttggTCTCAGTAGAGGCCAGTACAGATAGCTGGGCATTAGGGATTCTCATTTATGCAATGCTAATGGGAAGACTACCCTGGGCTGAGAGCATTCTGGACAATGTGGCATATAAGGAGTACTTAGGTTGGCGCGAGCAGGAAAGGACACTAACCGAGATGAAGGGCTTGTACGGAATCAAGGACGGCTGCCAAGTAGCCCAACAGTTCAGAGCATTCACACCTCTCGCCTGTTCATTATTTCAAGCATTTCTGCACCCCGAGCCCAAGTTTCGCGCTACGCCAGAGAAGGTGCCAGGATTCCTCGGAGAAGCATGGCTGCTGAGTGCAGATATTAGTGGATGA